Proteins from a single region of Stappia sp. ES.058:
- a CDS encoding GGDEF domain-containing protein, with protein sequence MSDDALMHEWHAQRTPELFLTQVEATLEHAFQPIVDIHSGVIYGFEALLRGNDALGFHTPCEVFDFAAENGCLGSAEAALQRKAIARFARFADAGKTKLFLNVDGRGLAPDTEPLVAMVNAVARNGLSPSNVCLEIPEIASRFDEADLHSFVQAARDEGFSFAIDDFGQGHSQLRLLYQYEPGILKIDRFFITALQNDARKRLFVSSVVDLAHVLGIRVVAEGVETPSELRACQDVGCDLVQGFLVARPFANPAEAKSVYSAIAELSQRKKARKPADLDFLDQEMEKLTPVFRTASIAEALEIFRANPTQTILPVVDEQNEPKGIIRESDLKSFLYMSYGRDLLLNPTIDNHLGRFIRPCAIADMHAPLDRLVDVGGSEPTDGIVITHAGCYKGCLLPNALLKLSNDARLRFAQEQNPLTKLPGNSAISDHVVRTCANADIDRAFIYIDFDNFKPFNDTYGFRIGDRALILFSELLKRQLDTLRAFVGHVGGDDYFVGLDEWQAERLAGLMTALRNDFAHQVESLYSAEHRTQGYIIANDRRGRAQTYPLLTCSIAVLHIPKGLSIENLDLLSNHIARLKLQAKSEAEGVAVASFGDADACDPSARDDEAHESRPHLTVV encoded by the coding sequence ATGAGCGACGACGCGCTGATGCATGAATGGCATGCGCAACGCACGCCGGAATTGTTTCTTACACAGGTCGAAGCGACCCTCGAGCATGCATTCCAACCAATCGTCGATATTCATTCCGGCGTGATCTACGGTTTCGAGGCCCTGCTGCGTGGCAATGATGCACTTGGCTTCCACACACCATGCGAGGTCTTCGACTTCGCCGCCGAAAACGGATGTCTGGGGTCGGCGGAAGCCGCACTTCAACGCAAGGCCATCGCCCGGTTTGCCAGGTTCGCGGATGCCGGCAAGACAAAGCTCTTCCTCAACGTCGACGGACGCGGCCTTGCTCCGGACACCGAGCCGCTCGTCGCGATGGTCAATGCCGTCGCGCGGAACGGGCTAAGCCCGTCCAACGTCTGCCTCGAGATCCCGGAGATCGCCTCCCGCTTCGACGAGGCGGACCTGCACAGTTTCGTCCAGGCGGCACGTGACGAAGGTTTCAGTTTCGCCATTGACGACTTCGGGCAGGGCCACTCACAGCTTCGACTGCTCTACCAGTATGAGCCGGGCATCCTGAAGATCGATCGCTTCTTTATCACGGCCCTGCAAAACGACGCCCGCAAGCGACTGTTCGTCTCAAGCGTGGTCGATCTCGCCCATGTGCTCGGCATCCGGGTGGTGGCGGAAGGCGTCGAGACCCCGTCGGAGCTGCGGGCGTGCCAGGACGTGGGATGCGATCTTGTTCAGGGCTTTCTCGTCGCGCGTCCGTTTGCAAATCCCGCGGAGGCAAAGTCGGTCTATTCCGCAATCGCCGAACTGAGCCAACGCAAGAAGGCCCGCAAGCCCGCCGACCTCGATTTTCTTGATCAGGAAATGGAGAAGCTCACCCCCGTTTTCCGCACGGCGAGCATTGCCGAAGCGCTGGAAATCTTTCGCGCGAACCCGACACAGACGATCCTGCCCGTTGTCGACGAGCAGAACGAACCCAAGGGAATTATCCGGGAGTCCGATCTCAAGTCCTTCCTGTACATGTCTTATGGACGCGACTTGCTGCTTAACCCGACAATCGACAATCACCTGGGTCGCTTCATTCGCCCCTGTGCGATCGCAGACATGCATGCGCCGCTCGACCGGCTCGTGGATGTTGGCGGCAGTGAGCCGACAGACGGCATCGTGATAACCCACGCCGGATGCTACAAGGGCTGTCTCCTGCCGAACGCACTGTTGAAACTCTCAAACGACGCGAGGCTCAGGTTCGCCCAGGAGCAGAACCCGCTCACCAAACTGCCGGGCAATTCCGCCATTTCCGACCATGTGGTGCGCACCTGCGCAAACGCGGACATCGACCGCGCATTCATCTATATCGACTTCGACAACTTCAAGCCCTTCAATGACACGTACGGCTTTCGCATCGGCGACCGGGCGCTGATCCTGTTCTCCGAACTTTTGAAACGACAACTCGACACGTTGCGCGCGTTCGTCGGGCACGTTGGCGGCGACGATTATTTCGTCGGCCTCGACGAATGGCAGGCCGAACGGCTGGCCGGACTGATGACGGCACTCCGCAACGATTTCGCCCATCAGGTGGAAAGCCTCTACAGCGCGGAACACCGCACGCAAGGCTATATCATTGCAAACGACCGGCGCGGACGGGCCCAGACCTATCCGCTGCTCACCTGCTCGATTGCTGTCCTGCACATTCCCAAGGGTCTGTCGATCGAGAACCTCGACCTGTTGAGCAATCACATCGCCCGGCTGAAACTCCAGGCGAAAAGCGAAGCGGAAGGGGTCGCCGTGGCAAGCTTCGGCGATGCCGATGCGTGCGATCCATCGGCACGGGACGACGAGGCACACGAGTCACGACCGCATCTGACGGTCGTCTGA
- a CDS encoding TIGR02301 family protein yields MRLSEILGALHYLRPLCGAADGTLWRDQMRSLLEAEVRDDARSRRFIERFNQGYRGFSSVYRQCTPAAETALARYVEEGGALIRNVTTRYNR; encoded by the coding sequence ATGCGACTTTCGGAAATCCTCGGCGCACTGCACTACCTGCGCCCGCTGTGCGGAGCGGCGGACGGCACGTTGTGGCGCGACCAGATGCGCTCGCTGCTCGAAGCGGAAGTGCGCGACGATGCGCGCTCACGCCGCTTCATCGAACGCTTCAATCAGGGATACCGGGGCTTTTCCTCCGTCTACCGGCAGTGTACGCCAGCGGCGGAGACAGCCTTGGCGCGCTACGTGGAGGAAGGTGGCGCCCTCATCCGCAATGTGACCACCCGCTACAACCGTTAA
- a CDS encoding tyrosine phosphatase family protein, translating into MITVCSLARLEQTVERTGARHLVTLITGGTEVTRPAAILADDHLFLAFNDITAPAEGLTPPGKPHVEELIGFVRRWNGAGPLVIHCFAGISRSTAAAYITACALQPDASEEALARRLRDASPSATPNARLVALADDLLARKGRMSAAIKGIGRGADAFEGLPFTLDLDLPLVAPASTAPR; encoded by the coding sequence ATGATCACCGTTTGCTCGCTGGCACGTCTGGAACAGACCGTCGAACGAACCGGCGCGCGCCACCTCGTCACCCTGATCACCGGCGGCACCGAGGTCACCCGGCCGGCCGCGATCCTCGCCGATGATCATCTGTTTCTCGCCTTCAACGACATCACCGCGCCGGCGGAAGGACTGACACCGCCGGGAAAGCCGCATGTCGAGGAACTGATCGGCTTCGTGCGTCGCTGGAACGGGGCCGGACCTCTGGTAATCCACTGTTTCGCCGGCATCAGCCGCTCGACCGCCGCCGCCTATATCACCGCATGCGCGCTCCAGCCGGATGCGAGCGAAGAAGCGCTTGCCCGGCGCCTGCGCGATGCCTCACCGTCCGCCACGCCGAATGCACGCCTCGTCGCGCTGGCCGACGACCTGCTGGCGCGCAAGGGGCGCATGAGTGCGGCGATCAAGGGGATCGGGCGGGGTGCCGACGCCTTTGAGGGCCTCCCCTTCACCCTCGATCTCGACCTGCCGCTCGTCGCTCCGGCCTCGACTGCGCCGCGATGA
- a CDS encoding NUDIX hydrolase — MDAPSPATALGVSVLCRQDQTVLLIRRGKAPFLGHWSLPGGRVEAGETPRIAAVRELREETGLHADLDPEPVEWVEVESPEHPGIPAQRFRIAVFLAIRTNGMLAAGDDAQDAAWVAIGDLDNRPMTPGTATRIRRLVADTTSGPGT; from the coding sequence GTGGACGCCCCGTCGCCCGCCACAGCTCTCGGTGTCAGCGTCTTGTGCCGACAAGACCAAACCGTATTGCTGATAAGACGCGGCAAGGCCCCGTTTCTTGGACACTGGAGCCTTCCGGGCGGGCGTGTCGAGGCCGGAGAAACGCCGCGTATCGCCGCCGTACGTGAACTGCGGGAGGAAACCGGTCTGCACGCCGACCTCGATCCCGAGCCGGTCGAATGGGTCGAGGTGGAAAGCCCCGAGCACCCCGGCATTCCCGCACAGCGGTTCCGCATCGCCGTGTTCCTGGCGATCCGGACGAATGGCATGCTCGCTGCAGGGGACGATGCGCAGGACGCCGCCTGGGTCGCGATCGGCGATCTCGACAATCGTCCGATGACACCGGGCACCGCAACCCGCATCCGCCGGCTTGTCGCCGACACGACCTCCGGTCCCGGGACCTGA
- a CDS encoding HD family hydrolase, producing the protein MTKGMGQAAKAAAPRAWQRMLSGRRLDLLDPSPLDVEIEDIAHGLARVARWNGQTVGDHAFSVAEHSLLVEDLALELKPDLSPDARQIILLHDAPEYVIGDMISPFKAVMGGNYKEIEARLQAAIHLRFGLPAVTPARLKTLTKRADTIAAYFEAVELAGFSHAEAARIFGRPRGFAKVGGGEPRLGLSALPSARAQERLLERFEEIETLRAQSH; encoded by the coding sequence ATGACCAAAGGCATGGGTCAAGCTGCGAAGGCCGCCGCACCGCGCGCCTGGCAACGCATGCTGTCCGGCCGGCGGCTCGATCTTCTCGACCCCTCGCCGCTCGATGTCGAGATCGAGGACATCGCCCATGGCCTTGCCCGCGTCGCGCGGTGGAACGGACAGACGGTCGGCGACCACGCCTTTTCGGTGGCCGAGCACTCGCTGCTGGTGGAGGACTTGGCGCTCGAATTGAAGCCGGACTTGTCGCCCGACGCCCGCCAGATCATCCTGCTGCACGATGCCCCGGAGTATGTGATCGGCGACATGATCTCACCGTTCAAGGCGGTGATGGGCGGAAATTACAAGGAAATAGAGGCCCGGCTTCAAGCCGCCATCCACCTGCGTTTCGGGCTGCCGGCCGTCACGCCGGCGCGGCTGAAGACACTCACAAAGCGCGCCGATACGATCGCCGCCTATTTCGAGGCGGTGGAGCTTGCCGGGTTTTCCCATGCCGAGGCTGCACGAATCTTCGGCCGGCCGCGCGGCTTTGCGAAAGTCGGGGGTGGAGAACCCCGCCTTGGTCTTTCAGCGCTCCCTTCGGCCCGCGCGCAGGAACGCCTTCTCGAACGCTTCGAAGAAATCGAGACGTTGCGGGCTCAATCACACTGA
- a CDS encoding LysE family translocator: MSVFFLIGIAIGVATSAPVGPVNIAAIQRAFRSGFLPGLFAGAGAVLADGIYAGFAAFGITAVSDFVERHSGLIQITGGMLVILFGARVLAAHPHFTEEDGPPSGLLAGMVTGFAITITNPGVVLGFLAIFGSLGKWAPDPGDYAGATAMVAGVVAGATGWWVFISATVSRLRARITDAWLVWINRASGGLLIVFGLAIFGHLLLGG; encoded by the coding sequence ATGTCGGTTTTTTTTCTGATCGGGATTGCGATCGGCGTCGCGACCAGCGCGCCGGTCGGCCCGGTCAACATCGCGGCCATCCAGCGTGCATTTCGCTCCGGATTCCTGCCGGGCCTTTTTGCCGGCGCAGGCGCGGTGCTGGCCGACGGAATCTATGCCGGATTTGCCGCCTTCGGCATCACGGCCGTGTCGGATTTCGTTGAGCGCCACAGCGGTCTGATCCAGATCACCGGCGGGATGCTTGTGATCCTTTTCGGGGCGCGCGTGCTTGCCGCGCATCCGCACTTCACGGAGGAGGACGGCCCGCCGTCCGGCCTTCTGGCCGGCATGGTTACCGGATTTGCCATCACCATCACCAATCCGGGGGTGGTGCTCGGATTTCTGGCGATCTTCGGAAGTCTGGGAAAATGGGCGCCGGACCCGGGCGACTATGCCGGCGCAACCGCGATGGTGGCCGGGGTGGTCGCGGGAGCAACCGGCTGGTGGGTGTTCATTTCCGCGACCGTGTCGCGGTTGCGGGCGCGCATCACGGACGCCTGGCTGGTGTGGATCAATCGGGCCTCCGGTGGCCTGCTGATCGTCTTCGGCCTGGCGATCTTTGGTCATCTTCTGCTGGGCGGATAG
- a CDS encoding folate-binding protein YgfZ encodes MNQTAPSNSSEPAGVCAPLTDRRVIRVAGADARGFLQNLLTCDLDDVDADGAGYGALLTPQGKILFDFLIFADADAYLLDTHVSGAADFAKRLGFYKLRAKVEIADVSDTFRVLAAWGGDVPADFPGIAVPDPRLTAFGARFLSRTEANVPAGFSLADEGAYHARRVAFALPEAPHDFQPGDAFPHDADMDDLNGVAFDKGCFVGQEVVSRMQHRGTARRRIVRVAADAPLPAPGSAIIAGGKTSGTLGTTDGSAGLALVRLDRVQNARARGEPILAGEVDIEASLPDWATFVWPETPGNGA; translated from the coding sequence ATGAACCAGACGGCACCCAGCAACTCATCGGAACCGGCCGGCGTTTGCGCCCCGCTTACCGACCGGCGGGTCATTCGTGTCGCGGGCGCCGATGCGCGCGGTTTTCTGCAAAACCTGTTGACCTGCGATCTGGACGATGTGGATGCCGACGGCGCCGGCTATGGCGCCTTGCTGACGCCGCAGGGAAAAATCCTGTTCGATTTCCTGATTTTCGCCGACGCGGACGCCTATCTGCTCGACACCCATGTTTCCGGTGCCGCGGACTTTGCCAAGCGGCTCGGTTTTTACAAGCTGCGCGCCAAGGTCGAGATTGCGGACGTGAGCGACACCTTCCGCGTGCTCGCGGCCTGGGGCGGGGATGTCCCGGCGGATTTCCCCGGTATTGCGGTTCCCGACCCGCGCCTGACGGCATTCGGTGCCCGCTTTCTGTCGAGGACGGAGGCAAACGTGCCGGCCGGCTTCAGTCTTGCCGATGAAGGCGCCTATCACGCCCGCCGCGTCGCGTTTGCCCTGCCCGAAGCCCCGCATGACTTTCAGCCCGGCGATGCCTTCCCCCATGACGCGGACATGGACGACCTCAACGGCGTTGCCTTCGACAAGGGCTGTTTCGTCGGACAAGAGGTCGTCAGCCGGATGCAGCACCGCGGAACGGCGCGCCGCCGGATCGTACGCGTTGCAGCCGACGCCCCGCTTCCCGCCCCCGGCAGCGCCATCATCGCCGGCGGAAAGACCTCCGGAACGCTTGGCACCACGGACGGGTCGGCCGGGCTTGCACTTGTGCGTCTCGATCGGGTGCAGAACGCGCGTGCGCGCGGTGAGCCGATCCTCGCCGGCGAGGTCGATATCGAGGCGTCTCTTCCCGACTGGGCAACATTTGTCTGGCCGGAAACGCCGGGCAACGGCGCATGA
- a CDS encoding NAD regulator, translating to MIEIGLNAVIVAVEDPHPQVLTISPAGQAAPRYALPFGPFDPTRHRTFEIGLREWVEEQTALKLGYVEQLYTFGDRGRHHIHSDDGPHVVSVGYLALARQTNRSDETLAQQHAHWRSWYDFFPWEDWRSGRPAVVTREILPALDHWMAAPVPAGSPPRAQSREDRVHQTFDIQDGSWDEEKVLDRYELLYEAGLLEEARRDGRPAALERPATPPLGQAMLYDHRRILATAISRLRAKLKYRPVVFELMPRAFTLTDLQRCVEAISGRHVHKQNFRRLVEKGELVEPTGETSTQTGGRPAALFRFRHEVLKERPTLGLRVGVR from the coding sequence ATGATCGAAATCGGACTGAACGCCGTGATCGTTGCCGTCGAGGATCCGCATCCGCAGGTTCTAACGATTTCACCGGCAGGGCAGGCTGCGCCCCGTTACGCACTGCCATTCGGCCCGTTCGACCCGACCCGTCACCGCACGTTCGAGATCGGTCTGCGCGAATGGGTGGAGGAACAGACGGCGCTCAAGCTCGGCTACGTGGAGCAGCTCTATACCTTCGGCGATCGTGGCCGGCACCACATCCACTCCGACGACGGCCCGCATGTGGTGTCCGTCGGCTATCTGGCGCTTGCCCGTCAGACAAACCGCTCCGACGAAACCCTGGCACAGCAACATGCCCACTGGCGTTCCTGGTACGATTTCTTTCCCTGGGAAGACTGGCGTTCCGGCCGCCCGGCGGTGGTAACGCGCGAGATCCTGCCCGCTCTCGATCACTGGATGGCAGCGCCGGTACCGGCGGGCAGCCCGCCGCGCGCCCAGTCGCGCGAAGACCGGGTTCATCAGACCTTCGACATTCAGGACGGAAGCTGGGACGAGGAAAAGGTTCTCGACCGCTACGAGTTGCTCTACGAGGCCGGACTTTTGGAAGAGGCGCGCCGCGACGGACGCCCGGCGGCGCTGGAACGTCCGGCAACGCCACCGCTCGGCCAGGCCATGCTGTATGATCATCGCCGCATTCTGGCGACGGCGATTTCCCGGCTGCGGGCGAAGCTCAAGTATCGACCGGTCGTCTTCGAACTGATGCCGCGCGCCTTCACGCTTACGGATCTGCAACGTTGCGTCGAGGCGATTTCCGGCCGCCATGTTCACAAGCAGAACTTTCGCCGCCTTGTGGAAAAGGGCGAGCTTGTCGAACCCACGGGCGAGACATCGACACAGACCGGGGGGCGCCCCGCCGCCCTCTTCCGGTTTCGCCACGAGGTGTTGAAGGAGCGACCGACGCTCGGTCTGCGGGTCGGGGTGCGTTAG
- a CDS encoding cell wall hydrolase has translation MTGTGKTVSARRPTAKRRIGTAARLAILTPALFLAWSGTIAQQDISALIEATRGNAPRWMSTIEAAQHSSSQAPSLVLADASKTRSDDTPDYAITNAAPGSDPAVVRGLETFVKESRPTEPPARTPVNRSAKGDRFVSMAPDRQMVGVAAGSVYALGSVLETGHPSDMPRVAFVRTAVPQGTAAMLAKAEKNGSASPLDLTRLAMARNVAATSVSLASAYAPENMDDVRAPFEALLGGSDLSAEVTLDAKRDGDPYWWATSPLPKSVVTSKEQRCLAEAVYFEARGEPLNGQVAVAQVVLNRVRNPAYPPTICKVVYQNRHMRNRCQFSFACDGIRDRTGETRLWAQAQKVARETVSGQRYLEGVGASTHYHATYVKPRWARHMKRLEKIGQHIFYKTYGGGWS, from the coding sequence ATGACTGGCACGGGGAAAACTGTATCCGCACGCCGCCCCACGGCGAAACGTCGTATCGGCACAGCGGCAAGGCTCGCCATCCTGACGCCCGCGCTCTTCCTGGCGTGGAGCGGAACGATCGCGCAGCAGGATATTTCGGCGCTGATCGAGGCGACCCGCGGCAACGCGCCGCGCTGGATGTCGACAATCGAGGCAGCGCAGCACTCCAGCAGCCAGGCCCCGAGCCTTGTGCTTGCCGACGCATCGAAAACCCGCAGCGACGACACGCCGGACTATGCCATCACCAACGCCGCCCCCGGAAGCGATCCGGCCGTGGTGCGCGGACTGGAAACCTTCGTCAAGGAAAGCCGCCCGACGGAACCGCCGGCCCGCACGCCGGTGAACCGCAGCGCCAAGGGCGACCGCTTCGTCTCGATGGCGCCCGACCGGCAGATGGTCGGCGTTGCCGCGGGCTCCGTCTATGCGCTTGGGAGCGTCCTTGAGACCGGGCATCCCTCGGACATGCCGCGCGTCGCCTTCGTACGCACCGCCGTGCCGCAAGGTACGGCCGCCATGCTCGCAAAGGCGGAAAAAAACGGCTCGGCCAGCCCGCTCGACCTCACCCGTCTGGCGATGGCCCGCAACGTCGCCGCCACCAGCGTGTCGCTCGCGTCCGCCTATGCGCCCGAGAACATGGACGACGTGCGCGCGCCTTTCGAGGCGCTGCTCGGCGGGTCCGACCTGTCGGCGGAGGTGACGCTCGACGCAAAGCGTGACGGCGATCCCTACTGGTGGGCAACCAGCCCTTTGCCGAAGAGCGTCGTCACCTCAAAGGAACAGCGCTGCCTTGCCGAAGCGGTCTATTTCGAGGCCCGCGGCGAGCCGCTCAACGGGCAGGTCGCCGTGGCGCAGGTCGTGCTCAACAGGGTTCGCAATCCGGCCTATCCGCCAACGATCTGCAAGGTCGTCTATCAGAACCGCCACATGCGCAACCGTTGCCAGTTTTCCTTTGCCTGCGATGGCATTCGCGACCGCACCGGCGAGACGCGGCTTTGGGCGCAGGCGCAAAAGGTTGCCCGCGAAACCGTCTCGGGTCAGCGCTATCTGGAAGGCGTCGGCGCGTCGACGCATTACCACGCCACCTACGTGAAGCCGCGCTGGGCGCGTCACATGAAGCGACTTGAAAAAATCGGCCAGCACATTTTCTACAAGACCTACGGCGGAGGCTGGAGCTGA
- a CDS encoding SOS response-associated peptidase — MCGRFALSATPQEVQALFGYADTPNFPPRYNIAPTQPVATVRQAHGARRFVLVRWGLVPGWVKDPASFSLLINARAETAAEKPSFRAAVRHRRCLIPASGFYEWHRPDTGPKQPYWIRPKDGGIVAFAGLWEEWCDPDGGEIETGAILTVEANATVSPVHNRMPAVIAPEDFDAWLDVQNTPLKEARALLRPAPESLFETLPVSTRVNSAREDAPELLDPVAVENALDRNGDTAETVSPAPRKVRARAAKGMRSDDEQFDLF, encoded by the coding sequence ATGTGCGGACGTTTTGCCCTATCTGCAACACCGCAGGAGGTGCAGGCCTTGTTTGGCTATGCCGACACGCCGAATTTTCCGCCACGCTACAATATCGCACCGACGCAGCCGGTCGCGACCGTCCGTCAGGCTCATGGCGCGCGGCGGTTTGTGCTGGTGCGCTGGGGCCTGGTACCAGGGTGGGTCAAGGACCCGGCGAGCTTCAGCCTCCTGATCAATGCCAGAGCGGAGACGGCGGCGGAAAAGCCGTCTTTCCGGGCGGCAGTGCGGCACCGCCGGTGCCTGATACCCGCTAGCGGCTTCTATGAGTGGCACCGGCCGGATACGGGACCGAAACAGCCCTACTGGATCCGGCCGAAGGATGGCGGCATCGTTGCCTTTGCCGGGCTTTGGGAGGAATGGTGCGATCCCGACGGTGGCGAGATCGAAACCGGGGCGATCCTTACAGTCGAGGCCAACGCGACTGTCAGCCCGGTCCACAACCGCATGCCGGCCGTCATCGCGCCCGAGGATTTCGACGCCTGGCTCGACGTTCAAAACACGCCGCTGAAGGAAGCACGGGCGCTGCTGCGCCCCGCGCCGGAAAGCCTGTTTGAAACGCTGCCGGTGTCCACCCGCGTCAACAGTGCGCGCGAGGACGCGCCGGAGTTGCTGGATCCCGTGGCCGTTGAAAACGCGCTCGACAGGAACGGCGACACCGCCGAGACGGTCTCACCGGCACCGCGCAAGGTGAGGGCGCGCGCCGCCAAGGGGATGCGGTCCGACGACGAGCAGTTCGACCTCTTCTAG
- a CDS encoding L,D-transpeptidase family protein, whose product MSKMTVKIAESDRRHRRAFAMRGAVLGMAMALAATPVMARDTKPLEPLAGETANAGPAMLAEAPVQILVSLKDQTLDVYRGTQLVESTRISSGKRGYGTPTGIFSILEKRRRHFSNLYNDAPMPYMQRLTWSGIALHEGRVPNYPASHGCIRLPRGFARDLFGRTERGGHVIVTRERTRPEGILHAALPRSGAMATEFASLDADAVLLRPALPGAASDNEPATVGSIDRAAEPRAEPRDPLRILITRTTPRERLRDMQRVLDELGYAPGPVDGVMGRKTRAAIRLFQEGAELPVTGEATDLVLRALYSAAGETGPATGRLYVRRKFKEIYSANIVLKDPDAPIGTHIYTVIDDGGTVSAPRWMSVTAAATQGGDAHGILSRVEWTPQARAFVEDRLALGSSLIVTDRPFRLHSGLGTDFVVTTRQ is encoded by the coding sequence ATGAGCAAGATGACAGTCAAGATTGCGGAAAGTGACCGCCGGCATCGCCGAGCCTTCGCAATGCGAGGCGCGGTGCTGGGAATGGCGATGGCCCTGGCGGCAACGCCGGTCATGGCGCGGGACACCAAGCCGCTGGAACCGCTCGCCGGCGAGACGGCGAACGCGGGGCCCGCCATGCTTGCCGAGGCACCCGTGCAGATCCTGGTGTCGCTGAAGGATCAGACGCTCGACGTCTATCGCGGCACGCAACTCGTCGAGAGCACGCGAATTTCGTCCGGCAAGAGAGGGTATGGCACGCCGACGGGGATCTTCAGCATCCTCGAGAAAAGGCGCCGTCATTTTTCCAATCTCTACAATGATGCTCCGATGCCCTACATGCAGCGTCTGACCTGGTCGGGGATCGCCCTGCATGAGGGGCGTGTTCCCAACTATCCCGCCTCGCATGGCTGCATCAGGCTGCCGCGTGGATTTGCCCGCGACCTGTTTGGCCGGACCGAGCGCGGTGGTCACGTCATCGTCACGCGCGAACGCACCCGGCCGGAGGGGATTTTGCACGCGGCCCTGCCGCGGTCCGGCGCCATGGCGACCGAGTTTGCGAGCCTTGACGCGGACGCGGTCCTGTTGCGTCCCGCGCTTCCCGGTGCGGCGAGCGACAACGAACCGGCGACGGTCGGATCGATCGACCGGGCGGCGGAGCCGAGGGCCGAGCCGCGCGATCCGCTGCGCATCCTGATCACACGGACCACGCCACGCGAGCGGTTGCGCGACATGCAGCGCGTGCTTGACGAACTGGGCTATGCGCCCGGTCCCGTCGACGGGGTGATGGGCCGCAAGACCCGCGCCGCGATCCGGCTGTTCCAGGAAGGCGCGGAGCTTCCGGTCACCGGAGAGGCCACCGATCTGGTGCTGCGCGCCCTCTATTCCGCAGCCGGCGAGACCGGGCCCGCGACCGGACGGCTCTACGTGCGCCGCAAGTTCAAGGAGATCTATTCGGCCAACATCGTGTTGAAGGACCCGGATGCGCCGATCGGAACCCACATCTACACCGTGATCGACGATGGCGGCACAGTCAGCGCGCCGCGCTGGATGAGCGTGACCGCCGCCGCCACACAAGGCGGGGACGCGCACGGCATTCTGTCGCGGGTCGAGTGGACGCCGCAGGCCCGCGCCTTTGTGGAGGACCGCCTGGCACTCGGATCGTCGCTGATTGTGACCGACCGTCCGTTCCGCCTGCACTCGGGCCTTGGCACGGATTTCGTGGTCACCACACGCCAGTAG
- a CDS encoding DUF427 domain-containing protein, which yields MSNPAPGFAAHPDHAISLHPSTDLVRVSLYGAPVAESRRSIMVCETGYPDVHYLPREDVDIGRLAASDRTTYCPFKGTATYWTVTVPDGNADAAAWSYEIPFDEVTRLKGYIAFYADRVDVEISAAD from the coding sequence ATGAGCAATCCCGCGCCCGGATTTGCCGCGCACCCGGACCATGCCATCAGCCTCCACCCGAGCACGGACCTCGTGCGGGTCAGTCTCTACGGCGCGCCCGTCGCGGAAAGCCGCCGCAGCATCATGGTGTGCGAGACCGGATATCCGGATGTGCACTACCTGCCAAGGGAGGACGTCGATATCGGGCGACTGGCCGCGTCCGATCGCACCACCTATTGCCCTTTCAAGGGCACGGCCACCTACTGGACCGTCACCGTTCCTGACGGGAACGCGGACGCTGCCGCCTGGAGCTATGAAATCCCCTTTGACGAAGTGACCCGCCTCAAGGGCTACATCGCGTTCTATGCCGACCGCGTCGATGTGGAGATCTCCGCGGCGGACTGA
- a CDS encoding pseudouridine synthase, with amino-acid sequence MNMLSRPPAPRPYAPPRSPVLTVVHADDDILVLDKPSGLLTVPGKSEDLADCLMARAQARFPDARIVHRLDMDTSGIIVLALTPHAHRHLGLQFERRHVFKHYEARVWGHMAADCGTIDLPLACDWPNRPRQHVDPLGGRRARTDWSVIGREPDSTRLRLDPLTGRSHQLRVHMLSLGHPILGDPLYAQEEALRAAGRLQLHAASLAIRHPTGGRRCRFTSPCPF; translated from the coding sequence ATGAACATGCTGTCTCGACCGCCCGCCCCGCGCCCCTATGCGCCGCCGCGCTCGCCAGTACTCACCGTCGTTCATGCCGACGACGACATTCTCGTCCTCGACAAGCCAAGCGGTCTGCTGACCGTTCCCGGCAAGAGTGAGGATCTCGCGGATTGCCTGATGGCCCGCGCGCAGGCCCGGTTTCCCGACGCGCGCATCGTTCACCGCCTCGACATGGACACATCCGGGATCATTGTCCTGGCGCTCACGCCGCACGCCCACCGACATCTCGGACTGCAGTTCGAACGGCGTCACGTCTTCAAACACTATGAGGCTCGGGTCTGGGGACACATGGCTGCCGACTGCGGAACGATCGACCTGCCGCTCGCCTGCGACTGGCCGAACCGGCCGCGTCAGCATGTCGACCCGCTCGGTGGCCGTCGTGCGCGCACGGACTGGAGCGTAATCGGCCGCGAACCGGATTCGACCCGTTTGCGGCTCGATCCGCTCACGGGACGCTCTCACCAGTTGCGTGTCCACATGCTGTCTCTCGGCCATCCGATCCTCGGCGATCCGCTTTATGCGCAAGAAGAGGCACTGCGCGCGGCCGGCCGCCTGCAACTCCACGCCGCCAGCCTCGCCATCCGCCACCCGACAGGCGGGCGACGCTGCCGGTTCACCTCCCCCTGCCCGTTCTGA